The genomic interval ACCTACTAAATTGGGAATATGCTTGGCCTCAATTACTTGTTCATTGAGCTTCATTAAAATAATCGCTCGTCCTAAAATATTCTCTAACTCCCGAACATTGCCTGGCCAATCATACTGCCTCAATTTCTCAATCGCATCTTCTGAGATTCCTTCAATGCCTCGTCCATATTCTTGATTAATCTTATGAATTAAAGGCTCTGCTAACTCCTTCATTTCCCCTTTTCTTTTTCTTAGAGGAGCAATAAAAATAGGCATACGATTCAACCGAAAATAAAGATCTTCTCGAAAAGTCCCATTTTTAATAGATTGTTCTAAATCAATATTCGTTGCAGCAATGACACGTACATTAATCGGAATTGGTTTTGTTCCGCCAACTCTCATAATTTCGCGCTCTTGCAGTACGCGAAGCAGCTTTGCTTGAATCTTTGGAGTTAACTCGCCGATTTCATCTAAAAATAAACTGCCATGATTTGCTTCCTCAAAAAAGCCAATTTTCCCGCCGCGTTTTGCACCTGTAAACGCCCCATCCTCATAGCCAAACAGCTCGCTTTCCAACAAAGATTCCGAAACAGCCGCACAATTGACACGTATAAATTTATTAAATTTCCGATCGCTCTCATTATGAATCGCATGAGCAAATAGCTCTTTTCCTGTTCCTGATTCACCGCGCAGCAGCACCGTTGCTGGCGTTTTCGCAGAAAGTTTAGCTTGTTCAATTGCCAGCACCATATCATCGGACTGTCCAATAATATCCTCAAAAGAATATTTCGCTTGTAATGTTCGGATAAGTCGTTGAGCATACTTTAATTCAGTCGTTAATTTTTGAATTTCAGATACATCATGTATAACCCCAACACTTCCCTTCAATTCCCCATCTACAATAATAGGAGCCACATTGACAATAACTTCTTTTCGTCTTGGACCAACACACATATTGACACCACGAACAGGTTTTCTCGTTTCTAGTACTTGCATATGCATGCTGTCACCTTCATAAATATCCGTTGTCGCAGGTTTACCAATCACCTGTTCCTTCCTCAATCCGGTAATCCTCGTATAAGCTGGATTGATTAGCAACCCGCGTCCTTGTTCATCTACTACGGAAATAGCTTCATCGCTCGATTGGATAATCGCCTCAAGCATCGTATTCGACTCTGTCTTTAATTTATTTATAAGCTGTTGTTTTTCTTTCGACAATTTAGCGATAATCTGCGCTACACTGCCAGGAATCAGCAATGCTTCATGACCTTTCTCCCTTCTTATCTCTTGAAAAACGGACTCATTTCCCGATGTATCGATAATAATGTCTGCCTTATTTGTATATTCATTCTTCCATGATAATGCTGTAGGAATATGGAAACCCCGCGCTAACTGCATCCCGGGTGCTTCTCGATTAATATCTACCATACAGAGAACCGAAAAAGCATCACTTTCTAAAAGAATGTTCAAAAGGGTTGTGCCTCCCTGGCCCGCGCCGACAATCATGACGTTCTGCATCTAGGTCACTCCTCTCCCTGCAAAAAAATAGTCTACCTCTATTTTAATCCTTATATTAGAAACTTGACAAATAATACATATTCTTTATCATTTTTATTATAAAGGAAACTATTAGAAGGGATTTGACCAAATGAAACGTTTAATCGCTTTTACAATCCTGTTTATCCCCGGAGCATTGGCCGCTTACGGTATTAAGCTCATGAGAGATATGTTATTCGCCATTCAACAACCGCCTTATCCTGCGCTTTGGGTACAATCTATAGCCGGTCTTCTATTTACAATTGGCGGCATTGCCTTTATAGCTGGATTTATTCTTCACCGTGATCGTAAACGTCATAAAGTTCAAAGTCGGTTTGATAAAATGAAACTGCCTTAAATCATAAAAGACCGAGCTCTGTTGCTCGGTCTTTAATTCGTCATAGAAATCAACCGGTCCCTTACTTGTTTAGCAAGTTTAGGATCATCTGTAATAATGCCGCTACAGCCTTTCTCAAAAAAATGTTTCATTTGTGCTTCTGTATTAATCGTATAAGGCCGGATGGCTACCCCTGCATCCAATGACTCTTTAATGATTACATCATGAGCAACTCGAAATTGAGGGTGAATTCCTTTGGCAGCAATGGACTTTGCATAAATCCATGGCATAAAGATTCCATCTCGATAAATAGGAGCTGTCTCTATGTCAGGAGCTAAGCGATAACAATAGACAAGGCTATAATGGTTAAAGGAAGCTAAGACAACTCTATTTTCAAACCCGTACATTCGAATTAATTGAATCACTTTTTCCTCTAATCCAGGATATTCAAAGACCGTGTTTTTCAATTCAATAATACAGCTTAATTGATTACTTTGAAGCCAATCAAATAGTTCCACTAATGTAGGAATCTTTTCAAATACCGATTTCGCTTTATGCCCAAAACTAGCATTTAACTTTTTTAACTCACTTAATTTCCAATCCTTTACATACCCCTTTACTCCAGTCGTTCTATTTAGTTTCTCGTCATGAATAATGACAACTTCTCCATCCGCGGATAATTGCACATCTACTTCTATTCCATCCGCTCCCACTCGCTGTGCCTCTATAAATGCAACCATTGTATTTTCCGGGTGTGTGCTTGCTGCTCCTCGATGGGCAATAATATGCATCATAAACACTTCCCTCCCTTCATAAAAATCACTATCTTTTCATTTTTATGAAGAGAGATAAGCATTTAATAATGGTTATTTTTCAAAGTGCATATTATTGTCTTGTACAAAAAACGTTCCTTTCGTCGATTCTACTAGCTTCTTCCTCATACTTTTAATTTGTAAATTTGTATCTGGATAAGCAACTTGTCCAATCGTAATTTCTCCATCACCCTTCGATTCGAGGATTCCCATTAATACCTTACGCTTTTGGTCAAACTTAAAAATATCTTCGGTAATTTTTTCAAATTCTAATGTCGTTTGCTCATATTGTTTATTTTGGACAGCATTAAGTTCATCCATAAAGGTATCGTACACATTTAATCGTTCTTTAATATCCTCAAGTTCTTGAATTTTTGTTTTATAATGAATCAATATTTCATTTAACTCTTCTT from Peribacillus asahii carries:
- a CDS encoding glycerophosphodiester phosphodiesterase, giving the protein MMHIIAHRGAASTHPENTMVAFIEAQRVGADGIEVDVQLSADGEVVIIHDEKLNRTTGVKGYVKDWKLSELKKLNASFGHKAKSVFEKIPTLVELFDWLQSNQLSCIIELKNTVFEYPGLEEKVIQLIRMYGFENRVVLASFNHYSLVYCYRLAPDIETAPIYRDGIFMPWIYAKSIAAKGIHPQFRVAHDVIIKESLDAGVAIRPYTINTEAQMKHFFEKGCSGIITDDPKLAKQVRDRLISMTN
- a CDS encoding sigma-54 interaction domain-containing protein; this encodes MQNVMIVGAGQGGTTLLNILLESDAFSVLCMVDINREAPGMQLARGFHIPTALSWKNEYTNKADIIIDTSGNESVFQEIRREKGHEALLIPGSVAQIIAKLSKEKQQLINKLKTESNTMLEAIIQSSDEAISVVDEQGRGLLINPAYTRITGLRKEQVIGKPATTDIYEGDSMHMQVLETRKPVRGVNMCVGPRRKEVIVNVAPIIVDGELKGSVGVIHDVSEIQKLTTELKYAQRLIRTLQAKYSFEDIIGQSDDMVLAIEQAKLSAKTPATVLLRGESGTGKELFAHAIHNESDRKFNKFIRVNCAAVSESLLESELFGYEDGAFTGAKRGGKIGFFEEANHGSLFLDEIGELTPKIQAKLLRVLQEREIMRVGGTKPIPINVRVIAATNIDLEQSIKNGTFREDLYFRLNRMPIFIAPLRKRKGEMKELAEPLIHKINQEYGRGIEGISEDAIEKLRQYDWPGNVRELENILGRAIILMKLNEQVIEAKHIPNLVGTSAEPSKESAVLFTPSFKSGDSLNEMVGAYEAKVIQQALQTFKGNKTLAAKSLGISVRSLYYKMEKTNLCK
- a CDS encoding DUF2627 domain-containing protein, encoding MKRLIAFTILFIPGALAAYGIKLMRDMLFAIQQPPYPALWVQSIAGLLFTIGGIAFIAGFILHRDRKRHKVQSRFDKMKLP